In Streptomyces sp. NBC_00091, the following proteins share a genomic window:
- a CDS encoding MFS transporter has protein sequence MGDTGVLQGFKDVPRVVWLLAAGVFVNAVVSFTFVFVFLYLTGPRGLGAAQAGLVTGIGGIGLVAGNFTGGWYGDRFGHRRVLLAASALGGALLTAFPLSPTPLLYAALPLVQYAAGVVRAANSALVAVTVPEGGRRQAFAVVRCASNGGFTLGPPLGALVASGISYDWLFVGDGLGTLFFAFWTARVVPARGASRTPAPAPDGGLGRGGVWAALKARPSVLVLLGAILVVDVVYRQQYSAFPVFLADHGLDVRAFGLVIALNGAVILLLELPAAIALRARPPLAVIGTGLVLVGAGYAALLLGAGVATAVAMMVLLSLGEILYKTTATAYVADQAPEHAVGRFQSLYAGVSVSGTVLAPPAGGALYAAAPGLLWPLCAALAAGAGAVVLLRHRGEARAAGRRAERHAARPAHETGSRPRAVAG, from the coding sequence ATGGGGGACACGGGTGTGCTGCAAGGGTTCAAGGACGTACCGAGGGTTGTGTGGCTGCTGGCTGCGGGGGTCTTCGTCAACGCCGTCGTCAGCTTCACCTTCGTCTTCGTCTTCCTCTACCTGACCGGCCCGCGAGGCCTCGGCGCCGCCCAGGCGGGCCTGGTCACCGGCATCGGCGGCATCGGGCTGGTCGCGGGCAACTTCACCGGCGGCTGGTACGGCGACCGCTTCGGCCACCGCCGGGTGCTGCTCGCCGCCTCCGCCCTCGGCGGCGCCCTCCTGACGGCCTTCCCGCTGTCGCCCACCCCGCTGCTGTACGCCGCCCTGCCGCTGGTCCAGTACGCCGCCGGCGTGGTGCGGGCCGCGAACTCGGCGCTGGTGGCCGTCACCGTGCCCGAGGGGGGACGCCGCCAGGCCTTCGCCGTCGTCCGGTGCGCCTCCAACGGCGGCTTCACCCTCGGCCCGCCGCTGGGGGCCCTGGTCGCGTCCGGGATCTCGTACGACTGGCTCTTCGTCGGCGACGGCCTCGGCACCCTCTTCTTCGCCTTCTGGACCGCCCGCGTCGTCCCGGCGCGCGGCGCCTCCCGCACCCCCGCCCCGGCCCCGGACGGGGGTCTGGGCCGCGGCGGGGTGTGGGCCGCCCTGAAGGCGCGGCCCTCCGTGCTGGTGCTGCTCGGCGCGATCCTGGTCGTGGACGTGGTTTACCGCCAGCAGTACTCCGCCTTCCCCGTCTTCCTCGCCGACCACGGCCTCGACGTGCGCGCCTTCGGGCTGGTCATCGCCCTCAACGGGGCCGTCATCCTGCTGCTGGAGCTGCCCGCCGCCATCGCCCTGCGCGCCCGGCCGCCGCTGGCGGTCATCGGGACCGGGCTGGTGCTCGTCGGCGCCGGGTACGCGGCGCTGCTGCTCGGCGCCGGAGTGGCGACCGCCGTCGCCATGATGGTGCTGCTCAGCCTCGGCGAGATCCTCTACAAGACCACCGCCACCGCGTACGTCGCCGACCAGGCCCCCGAGCACGCCGTCGGGCGCTTCCAGAGCCTGTACGCCGGGGTCTCGGTCAGCGGCACCGTCCTCGCCCCGCCCGCCGGCGGGGCCCTGTACGCGGCGGCCCCCGGGCTGCTCTGGCCGCTGTGCGCCGCCCTGGCCGCCGGGGCCGGGGCGGTGGTGCTGCTCCGCCACCGCGGGGAGGCGCGCGCCGCCGGGCGGCGCGCGGAGCGACACGCCGCGCGACCGGCACATGAGACCGGTTCGCGACCTCGGGCCGTCGCCGGTTAG
- the dapD gene encoding 2,3,4,5-tetrahydropyridine-2,6-dicarboxylate N-succinyltransferase translates to MTATRTTGAVAAGLATITADGTVLDTWFPAPELADAPGPAGTERLTAEQAVELLGAAAAKAIRSDAVRGVEVVAVRTVIASLEDKPLDAHDAYLRLHLLSHRLVKPHGQNLDGVFGLLTNVAWTSLGPVAVDQVETVRLNARAEGLHLQVTSIDKFPRMTDYVAPKGVRIADADRVRLGAHLAEGTTVMHEGFVNFNAGTLGTSMVEGRISAGVVVGDGSDIGGGASTMGTLSGGGKQIISIGERTLIGAEAGIGIALGNECVVEAGLYVTAGTRVTLPDGQVVKALELSGADNILFRRNSVTGAVEARPYKANWGGLNEVLHSHN, encoded by the coding sequence ATGACTGCTACGCGTACCACCGGCGCCGTCGCCGCCGGACTTGCCACCATCACCGCCGACGGCACCGTCCTCGACACCTGGTTCCCCGCCCCCGAGCTGGCCGACGCGCCCGGCCCGGCCGGCACCGAGCGCCTCACCGCCGAGCAGGCCGTGGAGCTGCTGGGCGCCGCCGCGGCCAAGGCCATCCGCTCGGACGCGGTCCGCGGGGTCGAGGTCGTAGCCGTCCGCACCGTCATCGCCTCCCTGGAGGACAAGCCGCTGGACGCGCACGACGCGTACCTGCGCCTGCACCTGCTGAGCCACCGCCTGGTCAAGCCGCACGGCCAGAACCTGGACGGTGTCTTCGGCCTGCTGACCAACGTCGCCTGGACCTCCCTGGGCCCGGTCGCCGTCGACCAGGTCGAGACCGTGCGGCTCAACGCCCGCGCCGAGGGCCTGCACCTCCAGGTCACCTCGATCGACAAGTTCCCCCGCATGACCGACTACGTCGCCCCCAAGGGCGTGCGCATCGCCGACGCGGACCGCGTCCGCCTCGGCGCGCACCTCGCCGAGGGCACCACCGTCATGCACGAGGGCTTCGTCAACTTCAACGCCGGCACCCTCGGCACCTCCATGGTCGAGGGCCGCATCTCGGCGGGCGTCGTCGTCGGCGACGGCTCCGACATCGGCGGCGGCGCGTCCACCATGGGCACCCTCTCGGGCGGCGGCAAGCAGATCATCTCGATCGGCGAGCGCACACTGATCGGCGCCGAGGCGGGCATCGGCATCGCGCTGGGCAACGAGTGCGTCGTCGAGGCCGGCCTCTACGTCACCGCCGGCACCCGGGTCACCCTGCCGGACGGCCAGGTCGTCAAGGCCCTGGAGCTCTCCGGCGCCGACAACATCCTCTTCCGCCGCAACTCGGTCACCGGCGCCGTCGAGGCCCGCCCGTACAAGGCGAACTGGGGCGGCCTCAACGAGGTCCTGCACAGCCACAACTGA
- a CDS encoding GNAT family N-acetyltransferase, whose amino-acid sequence MIFRTATRQDLPAVLALLADEEQVLDPASVVVGEAHERAFAAIDADPRNEVLVLADGEAVLGCLQLTYVPGLGQDGQERALVEAVRIRADRRGGGLGAELMRLAVERARARGCGLVQLTSNKRRAAAHRFYERLGFARSHEGFKLLLRP is encoded by the coding sequence ATGATCTTCCGTACCGCGACCCGCCAGGACCTGCCCGCCGTACTCGCCCTGCTGGCCGACGAGGAGCAGGTCCTGGACCCGGCCTCGGTCGTCGTCGGCGAGGCGCACGAGCGGGCCTTCGCCGCCATCGACGCGGACCCGCGCAACGAGGTGCTGGTCCTGGCGGACGGGGAGGCGGTCCTGGGCTGCCTCCAGCTGACGTACGTCCCCGGCCTGGGCCAGGACGGCCAGGAGCGGGCCCTGGTGGAGGCGGTACGCATCCGCGCGGACCGGCGGGGCGGGGGTCTGGGCGCGGAGTTGATGCGGCTGGCCGTCGAGCGGGCCCGCGCGCGGGGCTGCGGGCTGGTCCAGCTGACCAGCAACAAGCGGCGTGCCGCCGCGCACCGGTTCTACGAGCGCCTCGGCTTCGCACGCAGCCACGAGGGCTTCAAGCTGCTTCTTCGGCCGTAG
- a CDS encoding endonuclease/exonuclease/phosphatase family protein gives MRSSHPRSAAVAALVATALATGLLAGTADAAEGAVSADPIRIHDIQGTTRISPLNGKPVADVAGIVTGVRTYGSRGFWIQDPDADDNAATSEGVFVFTGSAPAVAVGDAVKVSGTVGEYIPGGANSGNQSVTQISKPTVTVVSSGNALPAATAITEYTVPAQYAPAGDPAAGGSINGLTLEPSRYALDHYESLEGMNVRIGTSRVVGATDPYAELWVTVKGWENAAKRGGTVYGSYESQNTGRLQIQQLAPLAQQPFPVANVGDKLTGTTEGPLDFNQFGGYTLVARTLGTVKAGTLAPEKTKAQSPGELAVATYNVENLDPTDPQEKFDNLAKAVVGNLASPDILALEEIQDDNGAKNDGTVSAEQTLTKFTDAIKAAGGPAYQWRSISPENNKDGGEPGGNIRQVFLFNPARVSFTERAAGDAATATGVTTEKGKAALTHSPGRIDPANPAWADSRKPLAGEFVFRGRTVFVIANHFGSKGGDEGLASHHQPPVRKSEEKRLLQAQALNGFVKQLLAVDKNASVLAVGDINDFEFSGTTKALEDGGALYAAIKSLPKAERYSYVYQGNAQVLDQILTSPSIKNFTYDSVHINAEFSAQNSDHDPQVLRFRP, from the coding sequence ATGCGCTCCTCGCATCCCCGTTCCGCCGCCGTCGCGGCCCTCGTCGCCACCGCGCTGGCCACCGGCCTGCTCGCGGGCACCGCCGACGCGGCCGAAGGCGCCGTGTCCGCCGATCCGATACGCATTCACGACATCCAGGGCACCACCCGGATATCCCCCCTGAACGGCAAGCCGGTCGCCGACGTCGCGGGCATCGTCACGGGCGTGCGCACCTACGGCTCGCGCGGCTTCTGGATCCAGGACCCGGACGCCGACGACAACGCCGCCACCAGCGAGGGCGTCTTCGTCTTCACCGGCTCCGCCCCGGCCGTCGCCGTCGGCGACGCCGTCAAGGTCTCCGGCACGGTCGGCGAGTACATCCCCGGCGGGGCGAACTCCGGCAACCAGTCCGTCACCCAGATCTCCAAGCCCACGGTGACGGTGGTCTCCTCCGGCAACGCGCTGCCCGCGGCCACCGCGATCACCGAGTACACCGTCCCGGCGCAGTACGCCCCGGCGGGCGACCCGGCCGCCGGCGGCAGCATCAACGGGCTGACCCTGGAGCCCTCGCGCTACGCCCTGGACCACTACGAGTCCCTCGAGGGCATGAACGTCCGCATCGGCACCTCGCGCGTGGTCGGCGCCACCGACCCGTACGCGGAGCTGTGGGTGACGGTGAAGGGCTGGGAGAACGCCGCCAAGCGCGGCGGCACGGTCTACGGCTCGTACGAGTCCCAGAACACCGGCCGCCTCCAGATCCAGCAGCTCGCGCCGCTCGCGCAGCAGCCCTTCCCGGTGGCCAACGTCGGCGACAAGCTGACCGGCACCACCGAGGGCCCGCTGGACTTCAACCAGTTCGGCGGCTACACGCTGGTGGCGCGCACGCTCGGCACGGTCAAGGCGGGCACCCTCGCCCCCGAGAAGACCAAGGCCCAGTCGCCCGGCGAGCTCGCGGTGGCCACGTACAACGTGGAGAACCTCGACCCGACCGACCCGCAGGAGAAGTTCGACAACCTCGCCAAGGCGGTCGTCGGCAACCTCGCCTCGCCCGACATCCTCGCCCTGGAGGAGATCCAGGACGACAACGGCGCCAAGAACGACGGCACCGTCTCGGCCGAGCAGACGCTGACGAAGTTCACGGACGCGATCAAGGCCGCGGGCGGTCCGGCGTACCAGTGGCGCTCCATCAGCCCGGAGAACAACAAGGACGGCGGCGAGCCCGGCGGCAACATCCGCCAGGTGTTCCTGTTCAACCCGGCGCGGGTCTCCTTCACCGAGCGCGCGGCGGGCGACGCGGCCACCGCGACCGGGGTGACGACGGAGAAGGGCAAGGCCGCCCTGACCCACTCCCCCGGCCGGATCGACCCGGCGAACCCGGCGTGGGCCGACAGCCGCAAGCCGCTGGCCGGCGAGTTCGTCTTCCGCGGCCGCACGGTCTTCGTGATCGCCAACCACTTCGGCTCCAAGGGCGGCGACGAGGGCCTGGCCTCGCACCACCAGCCGCCGGTGCGCAAGTCGGAGGAGAAGCGGCTCCTGCAGGCGCAGGCGCTGAACGGCTTCGTGAAGCAGCTGCTCGCGGTCGACAAGAACGCGTCCGTGCTCGCGGTCGGCGACATCAACGACTTCGAGTTCTCCGGGACCACGAAGGCGCTGGAGGACGGCGGGGCGCTGTACGCGGCGATCAAGTCGCTGCCGAAGGCGGAACGTTACTCCTACGTCTACCAGGGCAACGCGCAGGTGCTGGACCAGATCCTGACCAGCCCGTCGATCAAGAACTTCACCTACGACAGCGTGCACATCAACGCCGAGTTCTCCGCGCAGAACAGCGACCACGACCCGCAGGTGCTGCGCTTCCGCCCGTAG
- a CDS encoding alkaline phosphatase PhoX, producing the protein MPLSRRDFTARTVIAGAGVALTGTVGALATAPGALAADDPRPDALDAHGHPHAPGYGPLLPDPAGLLALPAGFTYRVITHSGVTTLDSGESTPSNHDGTAAFEGHRGVTLLVNNHELKGPRKNWAHPVPLTEGLVYDPAASGGCTVVEVRRGGEVAEWVGIAGTSTNCAGGATPWDTWLTCEENSDLAGKNGMTKDHGYVFEVDPHDRRANRDPQPVKAFGRYDHEAVVIDPRHGHAYLTEDASGPNGLFYRWTPPHGFRHGRGRLRTLAADAGVLAAAKCFDSKGRFVDDLSRATQTGTVYGVDWVEVTDRDARTLPVRKQFADGAVTRARKLEGMWWADGGAYFVSSYAREESPGAAHDGQVWFYDPKRRTVRLVVLIGVNGDPAADGGYDGPDNITVSPYGGLVIAEDGEGLQHLFGATESGRVYPLARNELNIGTAEKPEYSEFTGVCFSPDGRTLYANIQDPGIMLAVTGPWRRSPR; encoded by the coding sequence ATGCCCCTCAGCCGCAGAGACTTCACCGCCCGCACCGTGATCGCCGGTGCGGGTGTCGCACTCACCGGGACGGTCGGCGCCCTGGCCACCGCACCCGGGGCGCTGGCCGCAGACGACCCCCGGCCGGACGCGCTCGACGCGCACGGCCACCCGCACGCCCCGGGCTACGGGCCGCTCCTACCGGACCCGGCCGGACTGCTCGCCCTCCCCGCCGGGTTCACCTATCGCGTGATCACCCACAGCGGGGTCACCACGCTCGACTCCGGTGAGAGCACCCCGTCCAACCACGACGGGACCGCCGCCTTCGAGGGGCACCGCGGGGTCACCCTCCTCGTCAACAACCACGAGCTGAAGGGGCCGCGCAAGAACTGGGCGCACCCCGTACCGCTCACGGAGGGCCTCGTCTACGACCCGGCCGCGTCCGGCGGCTGTACCGTCGTCGAGGTCCGGCGCGGCGGCGAGGTGGCCGAATGGGTGGGCATCGCGGGCACGTCGACCAACTGCGCGGGTGGGGCCACCCCCTGGGACACCTGGCTGACCTGCGAGGAGAACTCCGACCTCGCCGGCAAGAACGGAATGACCAAGGACCACGGCTACGTCTTCGAGGTCGATCCCCACGATCGCCGCGCCAACCGCGACCCGCAGCCGGTCAAGGCCTTCGGGCGGTACGACCACGAGGCCGTGGTCATCGACCCGCGCCACGGGCACGCCTACCTGACGGAGGACGCCTCCGGCCCCAACGGGCTGTTCTACCGCTGGACCCCGCCGCACGGCTTCCGGCACGGGCGCGGCAGGCTGCGTACCCTCGCCGCCGACGCGGGGGTGCTCGCGGCCGCCAAGTGCTTCGACAGCAAGGGCCGCTTCGTCGACGACCTCTCGCGCGCGACGCAGACCGGCACCGTGTACGGGGTCGACTGGGTGGAGGTGACCGACCGCGACGCGCGGACCCTGCCGGTGCGCAAGCAGTTCGCGGACGGCGCCGTGACCAGGGCGCGCAAGCTGGAGGGCATGTGGTGGGCCGACGGGGGCGCCTACTTCGTCTCCTCCTACGCGCGTGAGGAGAGCCCGGGCGCCGCGCACGACGGCCAGGTGTGGTTCTACGACCCCAAGCGGCGCACGGTCCGGCTCGTCGTCCTGATCGGGGTCAACGGGGACCCGGCCGCCGACGGCGGCTACGACGGCCCCGACAACATCACCGTGTCGCCGTACGGCGGGCTCGTCATCGCCGAGGACGGCGAGGGACTGCAACACCTGTTCGGAGCCACGGAGTCGGGCCGCGTCTACCCGCTGGCGCGCAACGAACTCAACATCGGCACGGCCGAGAAGCCGGAGTACTCGGAGTTCACCGGGGTCTGCTTCTCGCCCGACGGGCGCACCCTGTACGCCAACATCCAGGACCCGGGCATCATGCTGGCCGTCACCGGCCCCTGGCGGCGCTCCCCGCGCTGA
- a CDS encoding TerD family protein, producing the protein MTPGSNLPLNTVRVTVDVAAPVRLDVSGLLLAADGKVRSDADFIFYNQPSGPGVSHRSGGGSAPDSITVDTGALPPGIERIVVTASPDAAGQTFQGIEPTATVRDAAGGAVIATFTPPQLGAETALVVVEVYLRGGVWKVRAVGQGYANGLAGIATDFGVSVDEEPAPPAAAAPVAPSAPSAPPVPAAPPTAAPAAPAAPVGSGKINLDKGRVSLQKNQTVSLVKGGKPLLSQVKMGLGWEPAFRGANIDLDASVIAYGPQRNHIDSCYFSKLSILGGAIKHSGDNLTGEGAGDDEVIVVDLGRLPAEATGLVFTVNSFSGQKFTEVAKAYCRLIDAASGEELVRFDLTSAEPQTGVMMAKLIKQSSGEWEMTAMGEFVKSRTVRGMVKPASQAL; encoded by the coding sequence ATGACCCCTGGTTCCAACCTGCCGCTCAACACCGTCCGCGTGACGGTGGACGTGGCTGCCCCGGTGCGGCTCGACGTATCGGGGCTCCTGCTCGCGGCGGACGGCAAGGTGCGTTCCGACGCCGATTTCATCTTCTACAACCAGCCCTCCGGGCCCGGTGTCAGCCACCGGTCCGGCGGCGGGTCGGCACCGGACTCGATCACCGTGGACACCGGCGCGCTGCCGCCCGGCATCGAGCGGATCGTGGTCACGGCCAGCCCCGACGCGGCCGGGCAGACCTTCCAGGGCATCGAGCCCACCGCCACCGTGCGGGACGCGGCCGGCGGCGCGGTGATCGCCACCTTCACCCCGCCGCAGCTCGGCGCGGAGACCGCCCTCGTGGTCGTCGAGGTCTACCTGCGCGGCGGCGTGTGGAAGGTGCGCGCGGTCGGCCAGGGGTACGCCAACGGCCTCGCGGGCATCGCCACCGACTTCGGGGTCTCCGTGGACGAGGAGCCGGCCCCGCCGGCCGCGGCCGCGCCGGTCGCCCCCTCGGCACCGTCGGCGCCCCCGGTGCCCGCCGCCCCGCCGACGGCCGCACCCGCCGCACCCGCCGCGCCCGTGGGCAGCGGGAAGATCAACCTCGACAAGGGCCGGGTCAGCCTCCAGAAGAACCAGACCGTGTCCCTGGTCAAGGGCGGCAAGCCGCTGCTCTCCCAGGTCAAGATGGGTCTCGGCTGGGAACCGGCCTTCCGCGGCGCGAACATCGACCTCGATGCCTCCGTCATCGCCTACGGCCCGCAGCGCAACCACATCGACAGCTGCTACTTCAGCAAGCTGTCCATCCTGGGCGGCGCCATCAAGCACTCGGGTGACAACCTGACGGGTGAAGGCGCCGGGGACGACGAGGTGATCGTCGTGGACCTCGGCCGGCTGCCCGCCGAGGCCACCGGGCTGGTCTTCACGGTGAATTCCTTCTCCGGTCAGAAGTTCACCGAGGTCGCCAAGGCCTACTGCCGGCTGATCGACGCGGCGAGCGGAGAGGAGCTGGTCCGCTTCGACCTGACCAGCGCCGAACCGCAGACCGGGGTCATGATGGCGAAGCTGATCAAGCAGTCCTCCGGCGAATGGGAGATGACGGCCATGGGCGAGTTTGTGAAGTCCCGCACAGTGCGCGGGATGGTCAAACCGGCCTCGCAGGCACTCTGA
- a CDS encoding aldehyde dehydrogenase (NADP(+)): MAATPVWSVDPRTGKQREQVAVEATPEEVDRAVRAAHAARGALADAGLRADFLRTAAELFDEAAPLVVEAADAETALGSGRLTGELARTTGQLRAFADAVEEGSYLDIRIDRADPSLSPPRPELRRYKVPLGVVAVYSASNFPLAFSVPGGDTASALAAGCPVVVKAHPDHPATSELCASLLRRAAVACGLPAELVTVVHGFDAGLELIRHPLVAAAGFTGSIRGGRALFDAAAARPVPIPFHGELGSLNPVVITPAAAAERAEEIGGGLAGSVTLGVGQFCVKPGLVLVPEGPDGDRLTGALAKSLGESGPGVLLDHRMRDNFVSGVRERAALPGVTAPVTPGPGGEHTVGAGFLSVPASDLLEGGAHEVLLEECFGPVTVVVRYAAQREAAEVLGRLGGNLSATLQLSAAETEGAPGPASALIAQVTGLAGRILVNGWPTGVAVAPAQHHGGPYPAATSHSTSVGGTAIERWLRPVAYQSVPDALLPPELREANPLGLPRRVTGA; encoded by the coding sequence ATGGCAGCGACACCAGTCTGGAGTGTGGACCCCCGCACCGGGAAGCAGCGCGAACAGGTTGCGGTGGAAGCCACACCCGAGGAGGTGGACCGGGCCGTGCGCGCGGCCCACGCCGCCCGCGGGGCCCTGGCGGACGCCGGCCTGCGGGCCGACTTCCTGCGGACCGCCGCCGAGCTGTTCGACGAGGCCGCCCCGCTCGTGGTGGAGGCCGCCGACGCCGAGACGGCGCTGGGTTCCGGACGCCTCACCGGCGAGCTGGCCCGCACCACCGGCCAGCTGCGGGCCTTCGCCGACGCGGTCGAGGAGGGCTCCTACCTCGACATCCGGATCGACCGCGCCGACCCCTCCCTCAGCCCGCCGCGTCCCGAACTGCGCCGCTACAAGGTTCCGCTGGGCGTGGTCGCCGTCTACTCCGCCTCCAACTTCCCGCTGGCCTTCTCGGTGCCCGGCGGGGACACCGCGAGCGCGCTGGCCGCGGGCTGCCCGGTGGTGGTCAAGGCCCACCCCGACCACCCGGCCACCTCCGAGCTGTGCGCCTCGCTGCTGCGCCGGGCGGCCGTGGCGTGCGGGCTGCCGGCGGAACTGGTCACCGTGGTCCACGGCTTCGACGCCGGGCTGGAGCTGATCCGCCACCCGCTGGTGGCCGCCGCCGGGTTCACCGGTTCCATCCGGGGCGGGCGGGCCCTGTTCGACGCGGCCGCCGCCCGGCCGGTGCCGATCCCCTTCCACGGCGAACTCGGCTCCCTCAACCCCGTCGTGATCACCCCGGCGGCCGCCGCCGAGCGCGCCGAGGAGATCGGCGGCGGGCTCGCCGGCTCGGTCACCCTGGGCGTCGGCCAGTTCTGCGTCAAGCCCGGCCTGGTCCTGGTGCCCGAGGGCCCCGACGGCGACCGGCTCACCGGCGCGCTCGCCAAGTCCCTCGGGGAGAGCGGGCCCGGCGTCCTGCTCGACCACCGGATGCGGGACAACTTCGTCTCCGGGGTCCGCGAGCGGGCCGCCCTGCCCGGCGTCACCGCGCCCGTCACCCCGGGCCCGGGCGGGGAGCACACCGTCGGCGCCGGCTTCCTCAGCGTGCCGGCGTCGGACCTCCTGGAGGGCGGCGCCCACGAGGTGCTCCTCGAGGAGTGCTTCGGCCCGGTGACCGTCGTCGTGCGGTACGCCGCCCAGCGCGAGGCCGCCGAGGTGCTGGGCCGGCTCGGCGGGAACCTGAGCGCCACCCTCCAGCTGTCGGCCGCCGAGACCGAGGGCGCGCCGGGGCCGGCCTCCGCCCTGATCGCGCAGGTCACGGGGCTGGCGGGGCGGATCCTGGTGAACGGCTGGCCTACCGGGGTCGCGGTGGCTCCGGCCCAGCACCACGGCGGCCCGTACCCCGCGGCCACCTCGCACTCCACCTCCGTCGGCGGCACCGCGATCGAGCGGTGGCTGCGCCCGGTGGCCTACCAGTCGGTGCCGGACGCGCTGCTTCCGCCAGAGCTGCGCGAGGCCAATCCGCTGGGCCTGCCGCGCCGGGTGACCGGCGCCTGA
- a CDS encoding IclR family transcriptional regulator yields MTTAETAGEAEPGAPATAAPVKSAVRTVLLLEHFAARPGLHSLADIQSDLSLPKSSLYMLLRTLVNLGWVETDATGTRYGIGVRALLVGSSYIDGDEVVAAARPTLDRLSDDTTETIHLARMDGTSVVYLATRQSQHYLRPFTRVGRRLPVHSTALGKALLATHTDEEVRALLPKRLESVTEHTITDREQLVEELALVREQGYAVDREENTLGLRCFGVAVPYRTPARDAVSCSVPVARLTEGHERVIKAALFEARDRLSVVTRRM; encoded by the coding sequence ATGACGACAGCCGAGACGGCCGGCGAGGCCGAGCCGGGGGCCCCCGCGACGGCGGCGCCGGTGAAGTCGGCGGTGCGCACGGTCCTGCTGCTGGAGCACTTCGCGGCCCGGCCCGGCCTGCACAGCCTCGCCGACATCCAGAGCGACCTCTCCCTGCCGAAGTCCAGCCTCTACATGCTGCTGCGCACGCTGGTGAACCTGGGCTGGGTGGAGACCGACGCCACCGGCACGCGGTACGGCATCGGCGTACGGGCCCTGCTGGTCGGGAGCTCGTACATCGACGGGGACGAGGTGGTGGCGGCGGCCCGGCCGACCCTGGACCGGCTCTCCGACGACACCACCGAGACCATCCACCTGGCGCGGATGGACGGGACGAGCGTGGTCTACCTCGCCACCCGCCAGTCCCAGCACTACCTGCGGCCCTTCACCCGGGTGGGGCGCAGGCTGCCCGTCCACTCGACCGCGCTCGGCAAGGCGCTGCTGGCCACGCACACCGACGAGGAGGTGCGCGCGCTGCTGCCGAAGCGGCTGGAGTCGGTCACGGAACACACCATCACGGACCGGGAGCAGCTGGTGGAGGAGCTGGCGCTGGTGCGGGAGCAGGGGTACGCGGTGGACCGGGAGGAGAACACGCTCGGGCTGCGCTGCTTCGGCGTGGCGGTGCCGTACCGGACGCCGGCCCGGGACGCGGTGAGCTGCTCGGTGCCGGTGGCGCGGCTGACGGAGGGGCACGAGCGGGTGATCAAGGCGGCGCTCTTCGAGGCGCGGGACCGGCTGTCGGTCGTGACGCGGCGCATGTGA
- a CDS encoding sensor histidine kinase, producing the protein MRRWPGLLAGAGARLRWVHLILGGALLMPYFLLAQVGVGVAAGGVNALASLPLTLAAYAAALPLAAVTGLLGLVRPLSVAAVRAMCGVPGDRLADGPARSWAARWRASAWWTLHLGVGAVISGMSLAATPMAVVLMVLPFSGTLRESPLGLGWFSSKADPYVAPVLGVGLMALVLLCSAGAGALLARLAPVLLGPTAADRLAAAEERAADLAVRNRLARELHDAVGHALSAVTLQAGAARRVLDRDPEFVREALAAIEETTRRTVGELDTVLGLLRDGDPARADAAPAPTLAADLDGLLARTRAGGTTITVQQDPGPAGDWEQLPAIASREAYRIVQEGLSNALRHGLGPIALLIRVHTPDDHRELEITMTNPLAQATPAPEDGQRRTTGGRGLRGAAERAALLGGRLEAGPQEGRWRLRASLPLGGATGAGR; encoded by the coding sequence GTGCGCCGGTGGCCCGGGCTGTTGGCGGGGGCGGGGGCCCGGCTGCGCTGGGTGCACCTGATACTCGGCGGGGCCCTGCTGATGCCGTACTTCCTGCTGGCCCAGGTCGGGGTCGGCGTCGCGGCCGGCGGGGTCAATGCCCTGGCCTCCCTCCCCCTGACCCTCGCCGCCTATGCCGCCGCGCTGCCGCTGGCCGCCGTCACCGGGCTGCTCGGGCTGGTCCGGCCGCTGTCGGTGGCCGCGGTGCGGGCCATGTGCGGGGTGCCGGGGGACCGGCTGGCCGACGGGCCCGCCCGGTCCTGGGCGGCCCGGTGGCGGGCCTCCGCCTGGTGGACCCTGCACCTGGGGGTCGGGGCGGTGATCAGCGGGATGAGCCTCGCGGCGACCCCCATGGCGGTGGTGCTGATGGTGCTGCCCTTCTCCGGCACCCTGCGCGAGTCCCCCCTCGGGCTGGGCTGGTTCAGCAGCAAGGCGGACCCCTACGTCGCCCCCGTGCTCGGGGTGGGGCTGATGGCCCTGGTCCTCCTGTGCTCCGCCGGGGCGGGGGCGCTGCTGGCCCGGCTCGCACCCGTACTCCTCGGGCCGACCGCGGCGGACCGGCTGGCCGCCGCCGAGGAGCGGGCGGCCGACCTCGCCGTGCGCAACCGGCTGGCCCGGGAGCTGCACGACGCCGTGGGGCACGCGCTGAGCGCCGTCACCCTCCAGGCGGGCGCGGCCCGGCGGGTGCTCGACCGCGACCCGGAGTTCGTACGGGAGGCGCTCGCCGCGATCGAGGAGACCACCCGGCGCACCGTGGGCGAGCTGGACACGGTGCTCGGCCTGCTGCGGGACGGGGACCCGGCCCGGGCGGACGCGGCGCCCGCCCCCACCCTGGCCGCCGACCTCGACGGGCTGCTGGCCCGCACCCGGGCCGGGGGCACCACCATCACCGTCCAGCAGGACCCCGGCCCGGCCGGCGACTGGGAGCAGCTCCCGGCGATCGCCTCCCGCGAGGCCTACCGGATCGTCCAGGAGGGCCTGAGCAACGCCCTGCGCCACGGCCTGGGCCCCATCGCCCTGCTGATCCGGGTCCACACCCCCGACGACCACCGTGAACTGGAGATCACCATGACCAACCCGCTGGCCCAGGCCACGCCCGCCCCCGAGGACGGGCAGCGGCGCACCACCGGAGGCCGTGGACTGCGCGGCGCCGCCGAGCGGGCCGCCCTGCTCGGCGGCCGCCTCGAGGCCGGGCCGCAGGAGGGCCGGTGGCGGCTGCGCGCGTCCCTGCCGCTCGGCGGTGCCACCGGAGCCGGCCGATGA